The Haloplanus sp. CK5-1 genome contains a region encoding:
- a CDS encoding M48 family metalloprotease, whose product MRDLSLTIRMGIASTVLMGVYALIGLLLFAIGGIWVAVVGLPLLVVLQYLVTVQFPLWTEESRQITPDDHPELHERADRIADELDIPKPKMYLIESDRLNAFALGRRGSGKVFLHRGLVQRMSLDELEPIVAHEFAHLRNRDSILMGLGTSVVTLVSSGLFIIFLLASLDSEHPWLVRLVGGAVSICVHLFLLIFVGMVSRYREYVADEDAVRVTGRYDGMRSALEKLRLEKRRVDEVDMSASRSAISFVDFSGGIASSLLATHPSMDKRISRIERLESEAEEIPDTQGVPSQPDTETTEEDSPTTTLGELPDQQLLATLQSMDEYEFEHLVAELWNEIGWRTSVTTASVDRGIDVIAEQDSPVPQKQIIQAKRYSSDNPVSSSEVQQYAGLYAQEDNVDAVIVVTTGRFTSNASEVAVDSNVKLVDGEDLCKLIREVDRDFSLVD is encoded by the coding sequence ATGAGAGATCTCAGTTTGACGATCCGGATGGGCATCGCCAGTACCGTCTTGATGGGTGTGTACGCACTCATCGGACTGCTTCTGTTCGCAATCGGTGGCATATGGGTCGCTGTCGTGGGGCTTCCCCTGCTCGTAGTGCTCCAGTACCTCGTAACGGTTCAATTTCCCCTGTGGACAGAAGAGAGTAGACAAATCACACCTGACGATCACCCAGAGCTACACGAGCGAGCGGATCGGATCGCCGACGAGTTAGACATCCCGAAGCCCAAGATGTACCTGATCGAGAGCGACCGCTTGAATGCCTTCGCGCTAGGTCGGCGAGGAAGCGGGAAGGTGTTCCTCCACAGGGGTCTCGTTCAGCGAATGTCGCTTGACGAGTTAGAGCCGATCGTCGCTCATGAATTCGCTCATCTTCGGAATCGAGATTCAATCCTGATGGGTCTCGGGACTTCTGTCGTTACTCTCGTCTCATCCGGTCTGTTCATCATCTTCCTTCTCGCCTCGCTGGATTCCGAGCACCCTTGGCTCGTCCGTCTCGTTGGTGGGGCCGTAAGCATCTGCGTTCACCTTTTCCTCCTCATCTTCGTCGGAATGGTGTCCCGTTACCGCGAGTACGTTGCCGACGAGGATGCCGTTCGAGTCACAGGGCGCTACGACGGGATGCGAAGTGCGCTGGAGAAGCTACGCTTGGAGAAACGACGTGTCGATGAGGTAGATATGAGCGCGAGCCGGAGCGCGATCAGCTTCGTCGACTTCTCAGGTGGGATAGCGAGTAGTCTACTCGCAACCCATCCCTCGATGGATAAGCGTATTTCTCGGATTGAACGGCTGGAGTCGGAAGCTGAAGAGATCCCTGACACCCAAGGAGTACCGAGCCAGCCAGACACTGAGACTACCGAAGAGGACTCACCAACGACTACACTGGGTGAACTCCCCGACCAACAGTTACTGGCCACGCTCCAGTCGATGGACGAGTACGAGTTCGAACACCTCGTGGCCGAGCTATGGAACGAGATCGGATGGCGAACGTCGGTGACTACCGCATCGGTGGATCGAGGTATAGACGTGATCGCCGAGCAGGATTCACCTGTCCCACAGAAACAGATCATTCAGGCCAAGCGGTACAGTTCGGACAACCCCGTGAGCAGCAGCGAGGTTCAGCAGTATGCGGGTCTGTATGCTCAAGAGGATAATGTGGATGCAGTGATCGTCGTAACGACCGGACGCTTCACCTCGAACGCATCGGAGGTCGCGGTAGACTCGAACGTCAAGCTCGTCGATGGGGAAGACCTGTGCAAACTGATTCGAGAGGTAGATCGAGACTTCTCACTGGTTGACTGA
- a CDS encoding high-potential iron-sulfur protein has product MDKRPTAADRRRLLALVGSGLATGLAGCSGGGGGGDGGDGGDTATATATPTSGGDGGDGGVPSEYETATSLDGTERDPEALSSQDAVNYQEEPQDGQQCSNCRFYIEDMNDDGMGACAIVAGTIDPEGYCVSYAEYEG; this is encoded by the coding sequence ATGGACAAACGTCCCACTGCGGCAGATCGACGACGACTCCTCGCACTGGTTGGAAGCGGACTCGCAACCGGACTGGCAGGCTGTTCCGGTGGTGGCGGCGGTGGTGACGGCGGCGACGGCGGTGATACCGCCACGGCGACGGCCACGCCGACGAGCGGTGGCGACGGCGGCGACGGCGGCGTGCCCAGCGAGTACGAGACGGCGACCAGTCTGGACGGCACGGAGCGCGATCCGGAGGCCCTCTCCTCGCAGGACGCAGTGAACTACCAGGAAGAACCACAGGATGGCCAGCAGTGTTCGAACTGCCGGTTCTACATCGAGGATATGAACGACGACGGGATGGGCGCGTGTGCCATCGTCGCCGGCACCATCGATCCGGAAGGGTACTGCGTGAGTTACGCGGAGTACGAGGGATAG
- a CDS encoding Hsp20/alpha crystallin family protein — MDRRTPFDELDRLFEQMQENFENAAELWDPDAVETGVPTTAGLRIDLEDRGDELVLTGDLPGFETADIDVRVDDRTLHVSAERDEETDMESQDGEFVRRERRHSSVSRSVSLPTAVDTAEITATHDNGILTVRMPKADPDSEGTRIDVN; from the coding sequence ATGGATCGACGAACTCCGTTCGACGAACTCGACCGACTGTTCGAGCAGATGCAGGAGAACTTCGAGAACGCGGCGGAGTTGTGGGATCCCGACGCCGTCGAGACGGGGGTCCCGACGACGGCCGGACTTCGGATCGACCTCGAAGACAGGGGTGACGAACTCGTCCTGACCGGGGACTTACCCGGATTCGAGACGGCGGACATCGACGTGCGCGTCGACGACCGGACGCTCCACGTCTCGGCCGAACGCGACGAGGAGACCGATATGGAGTCCCAGGACGGCGAGTTCGTCCGCCGCGAGCGCCGCCACTCGTCGGTTTCGCGATCGGTCTCCCTTCCCACCGCCGTCGACACCGCCGAGATCACCGCCACCCACGACAACGGTATCCTCACGGTCCGGATGCCCAAAGCCGACCCCGACTCCGAGGGAACTCGGATCGACGTGAACTGA
- a CDS encoding helix-turn-helix domain-containing protein — protein sequence MAVATPQNERPTDETTVDDEPEIQTVLDALQDDDCRAVLAAASEEALSARELSSACDLPLSTTYRKLDALTEAGLLAERTRLCPDGKHASEYLRAVDDVVVSTGTDGGFELTVSKRAVGDGVRGRGD from the coding sequence ATGGCCGTCGCCACTCCACAGAACGAGCGCCCGACCGACGAAACGACCGTCGACGACGAACCCGAGATACAGACGGTTCTCGACGCCCTGCAGGACGACGACTGCCGGGCGGTCCTCGCTGCCGCCAGCGAGGAAGCCCTGTCCGCGAGGGAACTCTCCTCGGCGTGTGACCTTCCCCTCTCGACGACGTACCGGAAACTCGACGCCCTGACCGAGGCTGGACTGCTCGCCGAGCGAACGCGACTCTGTCCCGACGGCAAACACGCGAGCGAGTACCTCCGTGCAGTCGACGACGTGGTGGTCTCGACCGGTACGGACGGCGGATTCGAACTCACGGTGTCGAAGCGGGCGGTCGGAGACGGTGTCCGTGGACGAGGCGACTGA
- a CDS encoding helix-turn-helix domain-containing protein, with translation MSSGIRVELKVDADGTCPVTQAVAGTDSATASVSRSIDPGRTGSVTEEFMLEDSAEGVDPTFDDVDEEVEAVFTYGSKTVYRFSRDLGLGCPCECVEEFGCPVVDVHTRDGVLYLVFHAADMGELQEIIVTLREQYPTVDIRRLLRSTGDQGDHDLVFVDRGALTERQREVLERAHKMGYFDHPKGANAGDVADTLDISGTTFTEHLAAAQTKLLDAILEG, from the coding sequence ATGAGTTCCGGGATTCGGGTCGAACTGAAGGTCGACGCTGACGGAACGTGTCCCGTCACGCAGGCGGTGGCGGGCACCGACTCCGCTACCGCCTCCGTGTCGCGGAGCATCGACCCGGGGCGAACCGGATCGGTCACCGAGGAGTTCATGCTCGAAGACTCGGCCGAGGGTGTGGATCCGACGTTCGACGACGTCGACGAGGAGGTGGAGGCCGTGTTCACCTACGGATCGAAGACGGTCTACCGGTTCAGCCGCGACCTGGGGCTTGGCTGTCCGTGCGAGTGCGTCGAGGAGTTCGGCTGCCCCGTCGTCGACGTCCACACGCGCGACGGCGTCCTCTATCTCGTCTTCCACGCCGCCGACATGGGCGAGTTACAGGAGATCATCGTGACGCTCCGGGAGCAGTATCCGACCGTCGATATCCGGCGACTCCTTCGATCCACCGGCGACCAAGGAGATCACGACCTCGTGTTCGTCGACCGAGGGGCCCTCACCGAGCGACAGCGGGAAGTGCTGGAGCGCGCCCACAAGATGGGGTATTTCGACCACCCGAAGGGGGCGAACGCGGGCGACGTGGCCGACACACTAGACATCTCGGGGACGACGTTCACCGAACACCTGGCTGCCGCCCAGACCAAGTTGCTGGACGCGATCCTCGAAGGCTGA
- a CDS encoding pyridoxamine 5'-phosphate oxidase family protein, protein MTVEQQAVLTDAEIDAVLGRHETGVLALAREDEPYAVPISYGYDADSGGFCMRLVSTPGSEREPFLSGSPRVRFVVYEEGETTYWSVVATGRLEAVPRADLTPEHVERYGTAKRPLFEAWDAPTEDLDVDLYELDPAELTGRRIEVDGGT, encoded by the coding sequence ATGACCGTCGAGCAACAGGCCGTGCTGACCGACGCCGAGATCGACGCGGTCTTGGGGCGTCACGAGACGGGCGTCCTCGCGCTGGCCCGCGAGGACGAGCCCTACGCGGTCCCGATTTCGTACGGCTACGACGCCGACAGCGGGGGGTTCTGCATGCGACTCGTCTCCACCCCCGGCAGCGAGCGGGAACCGTTTCTCTCCGGATCGCCACGCGTCCGGTTCGTCGTCTACGAGGAGGGGGAGACGACCTACTGGAGCGTCGTCGCGACCGGGCGACTCGAAGCGGTCCCCAGAGCCGACCTCACACCCGAACACGTCGAGCGATACGGCACGGCCAAACGACCGCTGTTCGAGGCCTGGGACGCACCCACGGAGGACCTCGACGTCGACCTGTACGAACTCGATCCGGCGGAACTGACCGGTCGACGGATCGAAGTCGACGGCGGGACCTGA
- a CDS encoding DUF7560 family zinc ribbon protein, with amino-acid sequence MNRGAEFTFHCPECGESMAVNAPMREALLDHGCVVCGSALSPNAFRSDG; translated from the coding sequence ATGAACAGGGGAGCCGAGTTCACCTTTCACTGTCCCGAGTGCGGCGAGTCCATGGCCGTGAACGCGCCGATGCGGGAGGCGCTCCTCGACCACGGGTGTGTCGTCTGTGGGTCCGCGCTCTCGCCGAACGCGTTCCGTTCCGACGGCTGA
- a CDS encoding ZIP family metal transporter yields MIETFTRLFGTDPVVHGLVGGLVIATLNLFGASLVFVWRNPSERALDGALGFAAGVMLAASFTSLIIPGIEVYSGGNPLPVLVGVGLGALFLDRSDVLVPHAHYLVTGQRRSDAADPRRDPSVDDSRFAGVVLFVLAITLHNIPEGLAVGVGFGSGDLETAIPLMFAIGIQNIPEGLAVSVAAINAGLDRRAYAVFAGVRSGVVEIPIAVIGAYAVGTVSFLLPYAMGFAAGAMLFVISDEIVPETHTGGHERIATLGTIFGVIVMLYLDIALA; encoded by the coding sequence GTGATCGAGACGTTCACGCGGCTGTTCGGTACCGATCCGGTCGTCCACGGTCTCGTGGGGGGACTGGTCATCGCGACGCTCAACCTGTTCGGCGCGTCGCTGGTGTTCGTCTGGCGGAACCCGTCGGAGCGTGCCCTCGACGGGGCGCTCGGCTTCGCCGCGGGCGTGATGCTCGCGGCGAGTTTCACCAGCCTGATCATCCCCGGGATCGAGGTGTACTCGGGTGGTAACCCGCTCCCCGTCCTCGTCGGCGTCGGACTCGGCGCGCTGTTTCTGGATCGCTCCGACGTGCTGGTGCCCCACGCCCACTATCTCGTGACCGGGCAGCGACGTTCCGACGCCGCCGACCCTCGCCGCGACCCGTCGGTCGACGACTCGCGGTTCGCCGGCGTCGTCCTGTTCGTCCTGGCGATTACCCTCCACAACATCCCCGAGGGACTCGCGGTCGGGGTGGGCTTCGGGAGCGGCGACCTCGAGACGGCGATTCCCCTGATGTTCGCCATCGGCATCCAGAACATCCCCGAGGGACTCGCCGTGTCGGTAGCGGCGATCAACGCGGGGTTGGACCGCCGGGCCTACGCCGTCTTCGCCGGGGTCCGCTCGGGCGTCGTCGAGATCCCGATTGCCGTCATCGGTGCCTACGCCGTCGGAACGGTGTCGTTCCTGCTGCCGTACGCCATGGGCTTCGCTGCCGGAGCCATGCTGTTCGTCATCAGCGACGAAATCGTCCCTGAGACACACACGGGTGGCCACGAGCGCATCGCCACCCTCGGAACGATCTTCGGGGTGATCGTGATGCTCTATCTCGACATCGCCCTCGCCTGA
- a CDS encoding globin-coupled sensor protein, with the protein MQDFEGTFGRGNLNEQVSIDSLMDDCGLDESEIEWRKEFVGFDETDATRLADLQPLFERQADRIAEEFYDNLTGRAETQAVLDRSEKSVEQLKRTQSAYLVTLAGGEYGLDYFGNRARIGKLHDLLEMPMKQYIGQYGVYYDLIMPLLVERMGDRLIDQLDGEDVESTVRSELDEGLADILAVLRIINLDMQVVADTYIHSYNQQLADTIDERERLIEDVERDLADPVAELRDSTESVAASAGSISEIADDQADSMSEVSSEVSNMSATVEEIASTADEVSETSARAEELAADGREAATESIETMEQVSATTHEAAADVDRLEERIDEIDEIVEVIDGIADRTNLLALNASIEAARAGEAGEGFAVVADEVKGLAEQSQERAGEIEEMVDDIKSETAATVDSLEETTREVDRGMERIEAAMENLQDIADAVADASRGIREVSAATNDQAASTEEIAGMIDQLVEQADRVADEVAHVAATNEEQAARVARIDETVQRLSSD; encoded by the coding sequence ATGCAGGATTTCGAGGGGACGTTCGGCCGTGGGAATCTGAACGAACAGGTGTCGATCGACTCGCTCATGGACGACTGTGGCCTGGACGAGTCGGAGATCGAGTGGCGAAAGGAGTTCGTCGGCTTCGACGAGACGGACGCGACGCGGCTCGCCGACCTACAGCCGCTGTTCGAACGTCAAGCCGATCGGATCGCGGAGGAGTTCTACGACAACCTCACCGGACGCGCCGAGACGCAGGCGGTGCTCGATCGCTCCGAGAAGAGCGTCGAGCAGTTGAAACGGACGCAGTCGGCCTATCTGGTCACGCTCGCCGGTGGGGAGTACGGACTGGACTACTTCGGGAACAGAGCCCGGATCGGGAAACTCCACGATCTGCTGGAGATGCCGATGAAACAGTACATCGGCCAGTACGGCGTCTACTACGACCTCATCATGCCGTTGTTGGTCGAGCGGATGGGTGACCGTCTGATCGACCAACTGGACGGGGAGGACGTCGAGAGTACCGTTCGATCGGAACTCGACGAGGGGTTGGCCGACATTCTCGCAGTCCTTCGGATCATCAACCTCGACATGCAGGTGGTCGCGGACACTTACATCCACTCGTACAACCAACAACTTGCGGACACCATCGACGAGCGCGAGCGTCTGATCGAGGACGTGGAGCGCGACCTCGCCGATCCGGTCGCCGAACTGCGCGACTCCACCGAGTCCGTCGCCGCGAGTGCGGGGTCGATCAGCGAGATCGCCGACGACCAAGCCGACTCCATGTCGGAGGTGTCGAGCGAGGTGTCGAACATGAGCGCGACGGTAGAGGAGATCGCCTCCACTGCGGACGAGGTCTCCGAAACCAGCGCCCGCGCCGAGGAGTTGGCGGCCGACGGCCGCGAGGCGGCGACCGAGTCCATCGAGACGATGGAGCAAGTGAGCGCTACCACACACGAAGCGGCCGCCGATGTCGACCGGCTAGAGGAACGGATCGACGAGATCGACGAAATCGTCGAAGTGATCGACGGAATCGCCGACCGGACCAACCTGCTGGCACTGAACGCCTCCATCGAGGCGGCGCGGGCGGGCGAGGCCGGTGAGGGGTTCGCGGTCGTCGCCGACGAGGTGAAGGGGCTGGCGGAGCAGTCCCAAGAACGCGCCGGGGAGATCGAAGAGATGGTCGACGATATCAAATCGGAGACGGCGGCGACGGTGGACAGCCTCGAAGAGACGACCCGGGAGGTCGATCGGGGGATGGAACGAATCGAGGCGGCCATGGAGAACCTACAGGATATCGCGGACGCCGTCGCCGACGCCTCCCGGGGGATTCGAGAGGTCTCGGCGGCGACGAACGATCAGGCTGCCTCGACGGAGGAGATAGCCGGGATGATCGATCAACTGGTCGAGCAGGCCGACCGCGTCGCCGACGAGGTCGCACACGTCGCAGCGACCAACGAGGAACAGGCGGCACGCGTCGCACGGATCGACGAGACGGTGCAGCGACTGAGCAGTGACTGA
- a CDS encoding universal stress protein: MFDTLLVPTDGGDGATAAVDHALELAATHDATVHLLNVADTARDSVTPVRGRVVDVLEREGARIVRDATERATGRGVPIVTDVLQGDPYRTIVEYADTYGVDLVVMATRGRQGLDEFLLGSTTERVLRRSGVPVLTVRPDDERTRYPYRRVLVPTDGSAPAGAALSLGADVATTSGATLHLLSAVETTVPDIDVRADVRLSALEESATAILDDAETAATDAGVTDVSTEVAFGASIAGVTRDHVEDRGIDLVVVGTYGRSGLDRCVLGSVTERLVRTSSVPVLTVGHPDDE; the protein is encoded by the coding sequence GTGTTCGACACACTCCTCGTCCCGACCGACGGGGGCGACGGGGCCACCGCCGCCGTCGATCACGCCCTCGAACTGGCGGCCACCCACGACGCGACCGTTCACCTCCTCAACGTCGCGGATACGGCACGGGACAGCGTCACGCCGGTTCGCGGCCGGGTCGTCGACGTCCTCGAACGGGAGGGTGCCCGGATCGTCCGGGACGCGACGGAACGCGCGACGGGGCGTGGCGTCCCCATCGTCACGGACGTCCTCCAGGGAGACCCCTACCGGACCATCGTCGAGTACGCCGACACCTACGGGGTCGACCTAGTGGTCATGGCTACGCGCGGCCGGCAGGGGCTGGACGAGTTCCTCCTCGGAAGTACGACCGAACGCGTCCTGAGACGGTCTGGCGTGCCCGTGTTGACCGTTCGTCCCGACGACGAGCGCACGCGCTACCCGTACCGTCGCGTTTTGGTTCCGACCGACGGGAGCGCTCCGGCCGGAGCGGCACTCTCGCTGGGTGCGGACGTGGCGACGACGTCCGGAGCGACGCTCCACCTTCTGTCCGCCGTCGAGACGACGGTCCCCGATATCGACGTCCGCGCGGACGTTCGGCTGTCGGCACTGGAGGAGAGCGCGACCGCGATTCTCGACGACGCGGAGACGGCAGCGACGGACGCCGGCGTGACGGACGTCTCGACGGAGGTGGCGTTCGGAGCGTCGATAGCTGGGGTGACCCGGGACCACGTCGAGGACCGCGGGATCGACCTCGTCGTCGTCGGCACCTACGGCCGGTCGGGACTCGATCGGTGCGTCCTCGGGAGCGTGACCGAGCGCCTCGTCAGGACGTCGAGCGTACCGGTGTTGACGGTCGGGCATCCCGACGACGAGTGA
- a CDS encoding rubrerythrin-like domain-containing protein: MPTTPDPAPCDRDEHLFECRSCGKRLCSSDAPPSCPDCDGVLQNLSQPRPQ, from the coding sequence ATGCCAACGACACCCGATCCCGCACCGTGCGACAGAGACGAACACCTGTTCGAGTGCCGGAGCTGCGGGAAACGGCTCTGCAGTAGCGACGCGCCGCCGTCGTGCCCGGACTGTGACGGTGTCCTGCAGAACCTGAGTCAGCCTCGCCCCCAGTAG
- a CDS encoding DUF7344 domain-containing protein: MDGRHQSVDLDVQLRTLSAAERREVLHTLSAADADAGTTVDIGRFVDASDADPLLSMHHIHLPKLEETGLVRVDRDSNRVRRGPESDDIEPLLRLIDDHADELPVDWP, from the coding sequence ATGGACGGCCGTCACCAGTCGGTAGACCTCGACGTGCAGCTTCGGACGTTGAGCGCCGCCGAACGCCGCGAGGTGCTTCACACCCTCTCGGCGGCGGACGCCGACGCGGGGACGACGGTCGACATCGGGCGGTTCGTGGACGCCTCCGACGCCGACCCACTCCTCTCGATGCACCACATCCACCTCCCGAAACTGGAGGAAACGGGGCTCGTCCGGGTCGATCGGGACTCGAACCGGGTCCGGCGAGGGCCGGAATCCGACGACATCGAACCGCTGCTCAGGCTCATCGACGACCACGCGGACGAACTGCCGGTCGACTGGCCGTAG
- a CDS encoding HalOD1 output domain-containing protein gives MTENEPGSAAGAGNDESTIRGDSPHRVSGADTPETDASETDGSVHRTPYDASTDGSLGAAVVVAIADATGVPTHDIDPLYETVDPDALAALFAPTTTGGARRRGVVSFAHYGCHVTVDEDEIVVDTGRSEC, from the coding sequence ATGACGGAGAACGAACCCGGGAGTGCGGCCGGAGCCGGGAACGACGAGTCGACGATTCGCGGAGACTCGCCACACCGGGTTTCGGGGGCCGACACACCGGAGACAGACGCATCGGAGACCGACGGATCGGTACACCGGACGCCGTACGACGCGTCGACGGACGGATCGCTGGGTGCGGCAGTCGTGGTTGCCATCGCCGACGCGACGGGGGTGCCGACACACGACATCGACCCGCTCTACGAAACGGTCGATCCCGACGCGCTTGCGGCGCTGTTCGCCCCCACGACGACGGGTGGCGCCCGACGTCGCGGCGTCGTCTCCTTCGCTCACTACGGGTGTCACGTGACCGTCGACGAGGACGAGATCGTCGTCGACACCGGGCGTTCGGAGTGTTGA
- a CDS encoding ABC transporter ATP-binding protein produces MAEAEEATDGAALVADDVRKRYGDVVALDGVSLSIRKGEVFGLVGPNGAGKTTLVRALTGTTGCDGDVRVLGAAPEAVASHRVGLLPQSFHPADRLTARELIAYYAGLYDEARDVDAVLADVGLADDADTWYENLSGGQRRRACVGTALVNDPDALFLDEPTTGIDPAGRRALWSLIDDLAAGGTTVLLTSHSMTEVERLADRVGLLRAGSLVAVGTPGSLIAEHAGDSHLIVDPGRGVGRATVADALDRPVEERDGRLVVRDVALADVGRVVGDLEAAGVDVESFTWAEPNLEEVYLRLTGESIDAGGGRTTGGRP; encoded by the coding sequence ATGGCCGAAGCCGAGGAAGCGACGGACGGCGCGGCGCTCGTCGCCGACGACGTGCGCAAGCGATACGGGGACGTCGTCGCCCTCGACGGCGTCTCGCTGTCGATCCGGAAGGGTGAGGTGTTCGGACTGGTCGGCCCGAACGGCGCGGGCAAGACGACGCTCGTCCGGGCGCTCACGGGGACGACGGGCTGCGATGGCGACGTTCGCGTCCTCGGTGCGGCGCCGGAGGCGGTCGCGTCCCACCGTGTCGGACTGCTTCCACAGTCGTTCCACCCTGCCGACCGTCTCACCGCACGCGAACTGATCGCGTACTACGCCGGCCTCTACGACGAGGCGCGGGACGTCGACGCCGTCCTCGCCGACGTCGGCCTCGCCGACGACGCCGACACGTGGTACGAGAACCTCTCCGGCGGTCAGCGCCGCCGGGCCTGCGTCGGCACGGCGCTCGTCAACGACCCCGACGCCCTCTTCCTCGACGAGCCGACGACGGGCATCGACCCCGCGGGTCGACGCGCGCTGTGGTCGCTGATCGACGACCTGGCCGCCGGCGGCACCACCGTCCTCCTCACGAGTCACTCGATGACGGAGGTCGAACGCCTCGCCGATCGGGTCGGCCTGCTCCGAGCGGGGAGCCTCGTCGCAGTCGGTACACCCGGATCGCTGATCGCCGAACACGCGGGTGACAGCCACCTGATCGTAGATCCCGGACGCGGCGTCGGTCGCGCGACCGTCGCGGACGCCCTCGACCGGCCGGTCGAGGAACGCGACGGCCGTCTGGTCGTCCGCGACGTCGCACTCGCAGACGTGGGACGGGTCGTCGGCGACCTGGAGGCCGCCGGCGTCGACGTCGAGTCGTTCACCTGGGCCGAGCCGAACCTAGAGGAGGTCTACCTCCGACTGACCGGCGAGTCGATCGACGCTGGCGGCGGGCGCACGACCGGAGGGCGGCCGTGA
- a CDS encoding ABC transporter permease yields the protein MSRRRRIAATFVAALDSFVRRKTAVFFTFFFPVLLILIFGALVGTRPTGGGLFARDPAYYIPGYLAVVVVFTPLSRVGSTIARHRDGNRFEKLATTPLRRWEWLAAHTLVNVAIIGLAGALLFVLVLAVTGASVVVGANLLTLAPLVVGGVALFCGLGAIIGRIADSQDGVIAASNSVALPVWVLSETFVPPSMLPVWFRPVTALSPLTYFSRGVRAAAAGESAAVPLAVLVALAVGFFVVGAVAVPTTE from the coding sequence GTGAGCCGTCGTCGACGGATCGCGGCCACGTTCGTCGCCGCACTCGACTCCTTCGTCCGCCGCAAGACCGCCGTCTTCTTCACGTTTTTCTTTCCGGTCTTGCTGATACTGATATTCGGTGCGCTGGTGGGGACGCGCCCGACCGGCGGGGGCCTGTTCGCCCGCGATCCGGCGTACTACATCCCCGGCTACCTCGCGGTCGTGGTGGTGTTCACGCCCCTCTCGCGGGTCGGGAGCACCATCGCCCGCCACCGCGACGGCAACCGCTTCGAGAAACTGGCGACGACGCCGCTCCGACGGTGGGAGTGGCTGGCCGCCCACACGCTGGTCAACGTCGCCATCATCGGTCTCGCTGGCGCGCTCCTGTTCGTGTTGGTCCTGGCCGTGACCGGCGCGTCGGTGGTCGTCGGCGCGAACCTCCTCACCCTCGCCCCGCTCGTCGTCGGCGGCGTCGCGTTGTTCTGCGGACTGGGTGCGATCATCGGTCGGATCGCCGACTCGCAGGACGGCGTCATCGCCGCCAGCAACTCCGTCGCGCTCCCCGTGTGGGTGCTCTCCGAGACGTTCGTCCCGCCGTCGATGCTGCCGGTGTGGTTCCGTCCCGTGACGGCGCTGTCGCCGTTGACGTACTTCTCTCGAGGGGTTCGGGCCGCGGCCGCCGGCGAGTCAGCCGCCGTGCCGCTCGCGGTCCTCGTCGCCCTCGCGGTCGGGTTCTTCGTCGTCGGGGCCGTCGCCGTCCCCACGACCGAGTGA